In Sphingomonas psychrotolerans, the following proteins share a genomic window:
- a CDS encoding sensor histidine kinase has translation MQKGSRLALVLTGLAGILPAAILLGWSLQNPWLRGLGNPAVAFQPLLSFIFLLIVGGGLVLLAGHRRAARAFLLLPAALGALVLLHYFAGDFGIGGLLFGDQIVTLHVRNGGVPQLGALSAVTMAVIALYLLSSPRDALRRWAAPLASATLAATLLLVALTLTNQIPLGPRFVGPSALSGVPALLLSMAIIVQSRFADPVQPFTDSPWHTLQKITPAIIVLTILPTLVLVGLREAGKLDDSELYYFIADANLLVVVILLVHVTVRATEQNKRIAVRQAELDSILTVVPDALIVTGQDRVIRAFSAAAQRLWHCTEADACGTRIETLFAARSPDFDALLAEDPGIGKSESGVVTTTGRRSDGSEFPAELRVGAARQDGEVVHAAFVRDLSERFSLEDQVADLGLQLMQLSHQNALGELAGDIAHEINQPLAAASNYASAAAMALEKQQDHARAVEFLREISVHILRAGDIIRKLRSFLSHREVELRREELGEVVNDAVNLLLVGSRKLHALLIEIPASLPAVYVDRIQIQQVLVNLVRNAFEACDQGDSEPLIVIRARAIHDMVEVEITDNGPGLPEGFTERLGERFASSKGGIAGLGIGLNISKRIVEAHGGMLAATNRPGGGASFCFTIPSAAGFETPANEGGTPASSSS, from the coding sequence GTGCAGAAGGGATCGAGGCTGGCCCTCGTATTGACCGGGCTCGCCGGCATATTGCCGGCGGCCATCCTGCTTGGATGGAGCCTGCAAAATCCGTGGCTGCGCGGGCTCGGCAACCCTGCTGTCGCGTTTCAACCGTTGCTCAGCTTCATCTTCCTTCTGATCGTGGGCGGAGGCCTGGTGCTGCTCGCCGGCCACCGCCGCGCCGCGCGCGCCTTCCTGCTGCTTCCCGCGGCATTGGGGGCGCTGGTGCTCCTACACTATTTCGCCGGCGATTTCGGCATCGGCGGGCTGTTGTTCGGCGATCAGATCGTGACGCTCCATGTCCGCAATGGCGGCGTCCCCCAGCTCGGGGCGCTGTCGGCCGTCACGATGGCGGTGATCGCGCTCTATCTGCTCAGCTCGCCGCGCGACGCGCTGCGGCGCTGGGCGGCGCCGTTGGCGAGCGCGACTCTGGCGGCGACTCTGCTGCTCGTCGCTCTCACGCTCACTAACCAGATTCCGCTCGGGCCGCGCTTCGTCGGACCCTCCGCCCTCTCCGGCGTCCCCGCGCTGCTGCTATCGATGGCGATCATCGTCCAGAGCCGTTTCGCCGATCCGGTCCAGCCCTTTACCGATTCGCCTTGGCACACGCTCCAGAAAATCACGCCGGCAATCATCGTCCTGACGATCCTGCCCACCCTGGTGCTCGTCGGCCTGCGTGAAGCGGGAAAGCTGGACGACAGCGAACTCTATTACTTCATCGCCGACGCCAATCTGCTCGTCGTCGTGATCCTGCTCGTCCACGTCACAGTCCGCGCAACCGAACAGAACAAGCGCATCGCGGTGCGCCAGGCGGAGCTCGATTCGATTCTGACCGTGGTTCCCGACGCACTCATCGTGACCGGCCAGGACCGGGTGATCCGCGCCTTCAGCGCCGCCGCCCAGCGGCTCTGGCACTGCACCGAAGCGGATGCGTGCGGCACCCGGATCGAGACGCTGTTTGCAGCCAGGAGTCCTGATTTCGACGCGCTGCTCGCCGAGGACCCCGGCATCGGCAAGTCGGAAAGCGGCGTCGTCACCACCACTGGCCGCCGCAGCGACGGCAGCGAATTTCCCGCCGAGCTGCGCGTGGGAGCAGCAAGGCAGGACGGCGAAGTGGTCCATGCCGCCTTCGTCCGCGACTTGTCCGAGCGCTTCTCGCTCGAGGATCAGGTCGCCGATCTCGGGCTGCAGCTCATGCAGCTGTCGCACCAGAACGCGCTCGGCGAACTCGCCGGCGACATCGCGCACGAGATCAACCAGCCGCTCGCCGCCGCCTCCAATTATGCCTCCGCCGCCGCGATGGCGCTGGAGAAGCAGCAGGATCATGCCAGGGCCGTCGAGTTTCTGCGGGAGATTTCGGTCCATATCCTGCGCGCCGGCGACATCATCCGAAAGCTCAGAAGCTTCCTGTCGCACCGTGAAGTCGAGTTGCGACGCGAGGAACTGGGCGAGGTGGTCAACGACGCCGTCAACCTGCTCCTCGTCGGATCGCGCAAGCTCCATGCATTGCTCATCGAGATTCCCGCATCGCTGCCGGCGGTCTATGTCGACCGGATCCAGATCCAGCAGGTGTTGGTGAACCTCGTCCGCAACGCCTTCGAGGCATGCGATCAGGGCGACAGCGAGCCGCTGATCGTGATCCGGGCGCGGGCGATCCATGACATGGTCGAGGTAGAAATCACCGACAACGGCCCCGGCCTTCCCGAGGGCTTCACCGAGCGGCTGGGCGAGCGCTTCGCCTCGAGCAAGGGGGGGATTGCCGGGCTCGGCATCGGTCTCAACATCTCGAAGCGCATCGTCGAGGCGCATGGCGGCATGCTGGCCGCGACCAATCGCCCCGGCGGCGGCGCATCGTTCTGCTTCACCATCCCTTCGGCCGCGGGCTTCGAAACGCCCGCCAACGAAGGCGGTACGCCCGCGTCGTCTAGCTCTTGA
- a CDS encoding aspartate aminotransferase family protein, which yields MPITALMPVYPRCGVRPVRGEGVYLYGERGEQYLDFAAGIAVNALGHGHPHLVKAIADQAATLMHVSNLYGSPQGEALAQRIIDVSFADTVFFTNSGVEAIECAIKTARRYHYVAGNPQRHKLITFKNAFHGRSIGAISATDQPKMRDGFEPLLPGFDYVAFNDLAGALAKIDDETAGFLVETVQGEGGMTAGTPEFIQGLRKACDEHGLLLILDEIQCGYGRTGKMWAYEHYGITPDIMTVAKGIGAGFPLGACLATEEAAKGMVIGTHGSTYGGNPLAMAAGQAVLDVMLEDGFLEHVEQMGDRLRQAFEQMIPNHDHLFEEIRGKGLMLGIKLKEPAVARDFVAHLRDNHGLLTVAAGENVFRVLPPLVIDESHVAECVERLSAGARSYAPPSDD from the coding sequence ATGCCGATCACTGCGCTCATGCCCGTTTACCCGCGGTGCGGTGTGCGGCCGGTGCGAGGCGAGGGCGTGTACCTCTATGGCGAGCGCGGGGAGCAATATCTCGACTTCGCCGCAGGGATCGCGGTCAATGCGCTGGGTCACGGCCATCCGCATCTGGTGAAGGCGATCGCCGATCAGGCGGCGACCCTGATGCACGTCTCCAACCTCTACGGATCGCCGCAGGGCGAGGCGCTGGCGCAGCGGATCATCGATGTCAGCTTCGCCGACACGGTGTTCTTCACCAATTCGGGGGTCGAGGCGATCGAGTGCGCGATCAAGACCGCGCGCCGCTATCATTATGTTGCCGGCAACCCGCAGCGGCACAAATTGATCACCTTCAAGAACGCGTTCCACGGCCGCTCGATCGGGGCGATCTCCGCCACTGACCAGCCCAAGATGCGCGACGGCTTCGAGCCGCTGCTGCCGGGCTTCGACTATGTGGCGTTCAACGACCTCGCAGGCGCGCTCGCCAAGATCGACGACGAGACCGCGGGCTTCCTCGTCGAGACGGTGCAGGGCGAGGGCGGGATGACCGCGGGCACGCCCGAATTCATCCAGGGACTCCGCAAGGCGTGCGACGAACACGGCCTGCTGCTGATCCTCGACGAGATCCAGTGCGGCTATGGCCGCACCGGCAAGATGTGGGCCTATGAGCATTACGGCATCACTCCCGACATCATGACGGTGGCCAAGGGCATCGGCGCGGGCTTCCCGCTCGGCGCGTGCCTCGCCACCGAGGAAGCCGCCAAGGGCATGGTGATCGGCACCCACGGCTCGACCTATGGCGGCAATCCGCTGGCGATGGCGGCGGGGCAGGCCGTGCTCGACGTGATGCTGGAAGACGGTTTTCTCGAGCATGTCGAGCAGATGGGCGATCGGCTGCGGCAGGCATTCGAGCAGATGATCCCCAACCACGATCATCTGTTCGAGGAGATCCGCGGCAAAGGCCTGATGCTCGGCATCAAGCTCAAGGAGCCGGCAGTGGCACGCGATTTCGTGGCGCATCTGCGCGACAATCACGGGCTGCTGACCGTGGCGGCGGGCGAGAACGTGTTCCGCGTGCTGCCGCCTTTGGTGATCGACGAGAGCCATGTCGCGGAGTGCGTCGAGCGGCTGAGCGCGGGCGCACGCAGCTACGCGCCGCCGAGCGATGATTAG
- a CDS encoding serine hydrolase → MDRRLFALLLLALASPLAAQTQPQPQQPAPPTPSPALEARVRELVPLLSGSGSYESFFAPGFQANVPKAQFEATTAQLLTANGPVRGIDSSVANDAHSATVRVGYRDATVTFQIAVEPEAPHRVSGLLIREIGARETTLTEVTAALDQLHGITGYTLARLGRGAPEPVAAHQGDRPFAIGSAFKLILLAELVRATNAGERKWDDMITLDGSMLPGGGYNLKPKGTQVSLRELATQMISISDNSATDILLSALGRDKVEAMLPVVGVADPARNRPFLSTMEAFKLKGIEANDLAGRYLAQDEAGRRRMLDGEVTNLPALMIRPTLFRDGKPVRIDTLEWFLSPADLVRVMDWLRRNTEGPKGADARAMLSKNPGISPTVAGKWQWVGYKGGSEPGVMNMTLLLQARAGDWYVLTASWNDPAQAVNEARFASLIARAAELVAPRP, encoded by the coding sequence ATGGACCGCCGCCTTTTCGCGTTGCTGCTGCTCGCGCTGGCGTCCCCGCTCGCCGCACAGACGCAGCCACAGCCACAGCAACCCGCGCCTCCAACGCCTTCTCCCGCGCTGGAGGCGCGGGTGCGCGAGCTGGTTCCACTTCTGTCCGGCAGCGGAAGCTATGAGAGCTTCTTCGCGCCCGGCTTCCAGGCCAACGTCCCCAAGGCGCAGTTTGAGGCGACCACCGCGCAGCTGCTCACCGCCAACGGGCCGGTGCGGGGCATCGACAGCAGCGTCGCCAACGATGCCCATTCGGCCACGGTGCGAGTCGGCTATCGCGATGCGACCGTCACGTTCCAGATCGCTGTCGAGCCCGAAGCGCCGCATCGCGTATCGGGATTGTTGATCCGGGAAATCGGCGCCCGCGAAACCACGCTGACCGAGGTGACGGCGGCGCTCGATCAATTGCACGGCATCACCGGATACACGCTGGCGCGGCTCGGCCGCGGCGCGCCCGAACCTGTCGCTGCGCATCAGGGCGACCGCCCCTTCGCGATCGGCTCGGCGTTCAAGCTGATCCTCCTTGCCGAGCTCGTCCGCGCCACCAATGCCGGCGAGCGCAAATGGGACGACATGATCACCCTCGACGGATCCATGCTCCCCGGTGGCGGCTACAACCTGAAGCCCAAGGGCACGCAGGTCTCCTTGCGCGAACTCGCGACGCAGATGATATCGATCAGCGACAACAGCGCGACCGATATCCTCCTGAGCGCGCTCGGCCGCGACAAGGTCGAGGCGATGCTGCCGGTCGTCGGTGTCGCGGATCCGGCGCGCAACCGCCCCTTCCTGTCGACGATGGAGGCGTTCAAGCTCAAAGGCATCGAGGCGAACGACCTCGCCGGCCGCTATCTCGCACAGGACGAAGCCGGCCGCCGCCGGATGCTGGACGGCGAAGTCACCAATCTGCCGGCGCTGATGATCCGCCCCACCTTGTTTCGCGACGGCAAGCCGGTGCGGATCGATACGCTCGAATGGTTTTTGTCGCCCGCCGACCTCGTGCGCGTGATGGACTGGTTGCGTCGCAACACCGAAGGCCCCAAAGGCGCCGATGCCCGCGCAATGCTGTCGAAGAACCCGGGCATTTCCCCCACAGTGGCAGGCAAGTGGCAATGGGTCGGCTATAAGGGGGGATCCGAGCCGGGCGTGATGAACATGACGCTGCTGCTCCAGGCCAGGGCCGGCGACTGGTACGTGCTCACCGCCAGCTGGAACGATCCAGCGCAGGCGGTGAACGAGGCGCGCTTCGCCAGCCTGATCGCCCGCGCCGCCGAGCTTGTCGCGCCGAGGCCGTAG
- a CDS encoding GNAT family N-acetyltransferase: MAPEEGQDFGRRAGDVTPRETPVLESARLRLRPGVAADAEALHPAFADHEMMRWWSNAPHDSIAQTRADLAQRAPEWRRWIITLKDDDRAIGFVAAGEKRQGNVSEVGYLLRREYWGTGIAAEAVTRVIDQLFAEGQRRVFADTDPDNIPSRRLLERLGFRLEGVLRGEWETHIGVRDTTLYGLLCDEWRGAA; this comes from the coding sequence ATGGCGCCAGAAGAAGGTCAAGACTTTGGTCGACGCGCTGGCGACGTGACGCCGCGCGAGACGCCCGTGCTGGAAAGCGCGCGGCTTCGCCTGCGCCCCGGCGTTGCGGCGGACGCCGAGGCGCTGCACCCCGCTTTTGCCGATCACGAGATGATGCGCTGGTGGTCGAACGCACCGCACGATTCGATCGCGCAGACCCGCGCCGATCTGGCCCAGCGAGCGCCCGAATGGCGGCGCTGGATCATCACGCTGAAAGACGACGATCGGGCGATCGGCTTCGTCGCCGCGGGCGAGAAGCGGCAGGGCAATGTCAGCGAGGTCGGCTATCTGCTGCGCCGCGAATATTGGGGAACCGGCATCGCCGCCGAAGCGGTGACACGCGTGATCGACCAGCTCTTCGCCGAGGGGCAACGGCGCGTGTTCGCCGACACCGACCCGGACAATATTCCCTCCCGGCGCCTGCTCGAACGGCTGGGCTTCCGGCTGGAGGGCGTGCTGCGCGGCGAATGGGAAACCCATATCGGGGTGCGCGATACCACGCTCTATGGCCTGCTGTGCGACGAATGGCGTGGCGCCGCCTGA
- the argF gene encoding ornithine carbamoyltransferase, giving the protein MRHFLDLSDAGGDGVAAMLADALQRKATRQGWPKGRPDADAPLAGHVLAMIFEKNSTRTRVSFDMAIRQLGGTSIVMDAGSMQLGRGESIADTARVLSGYVDAIMIRTDDHAKVVEMAEYASVPVINGLTDASHPCQIMADLLTIIEKGKALPGLKLAWLGDGNNVLASIMEAGGLMGFDVVAACPQGFQPSDEDIARGRGRARVVGSAKEAVENADLVVTDTWISMGQAHAETKLAAMMPFQVTEALMAEAKPDAAFLHCLPAHRGEEVVDAVIDGPQSLIWPEAENRLHAQKSVLRWCFGQIG; this is encoded by the coding sequence ATGCGCCATTTTCTCGATCTTTCGGACGCCGGGGGCGACGGCGTCGCCGCGATGCTGGCCGATGCGCTTCAGCGCAAGGCTACGCGCCAGGGCTGGCCCAAGGGCAGGCCGGACGCCGACGCGCCGCTCGCCGGCCATGTCCTCGCGATGATCTTCGAGAAGAACTCCACCCGCACCCGCGTGTCGTTCGACATGGCAATTCGTCAACTCGGCGGCACCAGCATCGTAATGGACGCTGGCAGCATGCAGCTCGGCCGCGGCGAGAGCATCGCCGACACTGCCCGCGTACTGTCGGGCTATGTCGACGCGATCATGATCCGCACCGACGATCACGCTAAAGTGGTCGAGATGGCGGAATATGCCAGCGTGCCGGTGATCAACGGGCTCACCGACGCCTCGCACCCATGCCAGATCATGGCCGATCTGCTGACGATCATCGAGAAGGGCAAGGCCCTCCCGGGACTCAAGCTGGCCTGGCTGGGCGACGGCAACAACGTCCTCGCCTCGATCATGGAGGCTGGCGGGCTGATGGGCTTCGACGTCGTCGCGGCCTGCCCGCAGGGCTTCCAGCCGAGCGACGAAGACATCGCGCGGGGCCGCGGGCGTGCGCGCGTCGTCGGCAGCGCGAAGGAGGCGGTCGAGAATGCCGACCTCGTCGTCACCGATACGTGGATATCGATGGGGCAGGCGCATGCCGAGACCAAACTCGCAGCGATGATGCCGTTCCAGGTCACCGAGGCGTTGATGGCCGAGGCGAAGCCCGATGCCGCGTTCCTGCATTGTCTGCCCGCGCATCGCGGCGAGGAAGTGGTCGATGCCGTCATCGACGGCCCGCAATCGCTGATCTGGCCCGAGGCCGAGAACCGGCTGCACGCGCAGAAGTCGGTCCTGCGCTGGTGCTTCGGCCAGATCGGCTGA
- a CDS encoding ABC transporter permease, with product MSSHPETGPKTGPITSHSLPEPGVPVIRNVNWGGLRTLYIKEVRRFFKVQLQTVWAPAVTTLLFLVIFTVALGGGGRTIALQGRSIHFADFIAPGLIVMAMLQNAFANSSFSLLVGKIQGTIVDYLMPPLSTGELLAGLCGGAVTRAFCVGGAVWLAMVFWPGVNIIPQHLWAVLWFGFLGALFLSLLGVLTSIWAEKFDHAAAVTNFVVAPLSLLSGTFYSVDKLSPVFQTISHLNPFFYIISGFRYGFLGVADSPILTGSGIILALDAVLGLVCYTLLRKGWNLKS from the coding sequence ATGAGCAGCCACCCGGAAACAGGTCCCAAAACCGGCCCGATAACGAGCCATAGTCTCCCCGAGCCCGGCGTTCCGGTGATTCGCAACGTGAACTGGGGAGGACTGCGCACCCTCTATATCAAGGAGGTGCGCCGTTTCTTCAAGGTGCAGCTACAGACGGTGTGGGCACCGGCGGTCACGACCTTGCTGTTTCTGGTGATTTTCACCGTCGCGCTGGGCGGCGGTGGCCGTACGATCGCGCTGCAGGGGCGCAGCATTCACTTCGCCGACTTCATCGCCCCCGGGCTGATCGTGATGGCGATGCTCCAGAATGCCTTCGCCAATTCGAGCTTCTCGCTGCTGGTCGGCAAGATCCAGGGGACGATCGTCGATTATCTGATGCCGCCGCTGTCGACCGGCGAGTTGCTCGCGGGCCTGTGCGGCGGTGCCGTGACGCGGGCATTCTGCGTCGGCGGCGCGGTGTGGCTGGCGATGGTGTTCTGGCCGGGGGTGAACATCATTCCCCAGCATTTATGGGCGGTTTTGTGGTTCGGCTTCCTCGGCGCATTGTTCCTGTCGCTGCTGGGCGTGCTGACCTCGATCTGGGCGGAAAAGTTCGATCACGCCGCGGCGGTGACCAATTTCGTCGTGGCGCCGCTGTCGCTGCTCTCGGGCACCTTCTACTCGGTCGACAAATTGTCGCCGGTTTTCCAGACGATCAGCCATCTCAATCCGTTCTTCTACATCATCTCGGGTTTCCGTTACGGCTTTCTCGGAGTCGCGGACTCGCCGATCCTGACCGGCAGCGGAATCATCCTCGCGCTCGACGCGGTGCTGGGGCTGGTCTGCTACACGCTGCTGCGCAAGGGCTGGAACCTCAAGAGCTAG
- the parE gene encoding DNA topoisomerase IV subunit B: protein MAEDLFAAPGVPSGTYDASSIEVLEGLEPVRRRPGMYIGGTDERALHHLAAEVLDNAMDEAVAGHATRIEIELDAGNRLTIVDNGRGMPIDPHPKFPDKSALEVILSMLHSGGKFSGKAYATSGGLHGVGISVVNALSVDTVIEVARDKQLYRQRFSQGQTLGPLEHLGGTPNRRGTSVAFTPDTEIFGEMQFKPARLYKLARSKAYLFAGVEIRWKCDPSLLSDETPPEAVFQFPGGLGDHLKEQIAGRECATSEFFIGQQDFPGEDQGRVEWAVAWPLWSDGSYSWYCNTIPTPDGGSHEQGLRQALTRGIRAFGELVGQKKAKDITADDVMTGSELMLSVFIREPQFQSQTKDRLTSPEATALVERAVRDHFDHFLSDHMDRGKALLAYVIDRMDDRLRRKQEREVKRKTATSSRKLRLPGKLTDCAADSPEGTELFIVEGDSAGGSAKQARDRKTQAILPIRGKILNVASATSAKILANQEIADLILAMGCGTRKDCDPANLRYERIVIMTDADVDGAHIATLLMTFFFQEMPDIVRRGHLYLAQPPLYRLTVGSKSLYARDDAHRLEIEEGAFKGKKVEVSRFKGLGEMNPNQLKETTMDPRTRGMLRVTLPQEYEERAGVKDLVDRLMGNNPAHRFAFIQENAARLDGEVIDA, encoded by the coding sequence ATGGCTGAAGACCTGTTTGCCGCCCCGGGCGTACCATCGGGGACCTACGACGCATCCTCGATCGAAGTGCTCGAAGGGCTGGAGCCGGTCCGGCGCCGTCCCGGCATGTATATCGGCGGCACCGACGAACGCGCGCTCCATCATCTCGCCGCCGAAGTGCTCGACAATGCTATGGACGAGGCGGTCGCCGGCCACGCCACTCGCATCGAGATCGAACTCGACGCCGGCAATCGGCTGACGATCGTCGACAATGGCCGCGGCATGCCGATCGATCCGCACCCGAAATTCCCCGACAAGTCGGCACTCGAAGTGATCCTCTCGATGCTCCATTCGGGCGGCAAGTTCTCCGGCAAGGCCTATGCCACTAGCGGCGGTCTGCACGGTGTCGGCATCAGCGTGGTCAATGCGCTGTCGGTGGACACCGTCATCGAAGTGGCGCGCGACAAGCAGCTCTATCGTCAGCGCTTCAGCCAAGGCCAGACGCTAGGACCGCTCGAGCATCTCGGCGGAACGCCCAACCGGCGCGGCACTTCGGTGGCGTTCACCCCCGACACCGAGATCTTCGGCGAAATGCAGTTCAAGCCCGCGCGGCTCTACAAGCTCGCGCGCTCGAAGGCGTATCTCTTCGCAGGCGTCGAGATTCGCTGGAAATGCGACCCCTCGCTGCTCTCCGACGAGACCCCGCCCGAAGCGGTGTTCCAATTCCCCGGCGGCCTCGGCGATCACCTCAAGGAACAGATCGCCGGCCGCGAATGCGCGACCTCCGAATTCTTCATCGGCCAGCAGGATTTCCCCGGCGAGGATCAGGGCCGCGTCGAATGGGCGGTCGCCTGGCCGCTGTGGAGCGACGGCAGCTACAGCTGGTATTGCAACACCATCCCCACGCCGGACGGCGGCAGCCACGAACAGGGCCTGCGCCAAGCCCTCACCCGCGGCATCCGCGCGTTCGGCGAGCTGGTCGGCCAGAAAAAGGCCAAGGACATCACTGCCGACGATGTGATGACCGGCTCCGAGCTGATGCTCTCGGTGTTCATTCGCGAGCCGCAATTCCAGTCGCAGACCAAGGACCGCCTCACGTCGCCCGAGGCCACCGCACTGGTCGAGCGCGCCGTCCGCGACCATTTCGACCATTTCCTGTCGGACCATATGGACCGCGGCAAGGCGTTGCTCGCTTATGTGATCGACCGCATGGACGATCGCCTGCGCCGCAAGCAGGAGCGCGAGGTCAAGCGCAAGACCGCGACGTCATCGCGAAAGCTCCGCCTTCCCGGCAAGCTCACCGATTGCGCCGCCGACAGCCCCGAAGGCACCGAATTGTTCATCGTCGAAGGCGATTCGGCCGGCGGCTCGGCCAAGCAGGCGCGCGACCGCAAGACCCAGGCGATCCTGCCGATCCGCGGCAAGATCCTCAACGTCGCCAGCGCGACCTCGGCCAAGATCCTCGCCAATCAGGAAATCGCCGACCTGATCCTCGCAATGGGCTGCGGCACGCGGAAGGATTGCGACCCGGCCAATCTGCGCTACGAACGCATCGTCATCATGACCGACGCCGATGTCGACGGCGCGCACATCGCCACGTTGTTGATGACCTTCTTCTTCCAGGAAATGCCCGACATCGTCCGGCGCGGGCATCTCTATCTCGCCCAGCCGCCGCTCTATCGCCTGACCGTCGGCTCGAAGAGCCTCTACGCTCGCGACGACGCGCACCGGCTCGAGATCGAGGAGGGCGCGTTCAAGGGCAAAAAGGTCGAGGTCAGCCGCTTCAAGGGGCTCGGCGAGATGAACCCGAACCAGCTCAAGGAAACCACGATGGACCCCAGGACGCGCGGGATGCTGCGCGTCACGCTGCCACAGGAATATGAGGAGCGCGCGGGCGTGAAGGACCTCGTCGACCGGCTGATGGGCAACAACCCCGCACACCGCTTCGCCTTCATCCAGGAAAATGCCGCGCGGCTCGACGGGGAAGTCATCGACGCGTGA
- a CDS encoding LysR family transcriptional regulator produces the protein MKRTHLPLNGLRVLDAAARHLSFTRAADELAVTPAAVGQQIRALEDTLGVVLFRRTTKGLELTPEAEAGLVALRAGFLQFEESVRAMQAGQSSKSLTIAAPRDLTAKWLMPRLAEIARGDSELRFMLVPADEAIDFTEANLDLAIRWGEGPGEHEGEALESDGMVTVERPGGGTDTPIAWAGCLAEDAGSLVRVADAGLALDAAAEGLGRATVPELIARADLAAGRVVAVGAPKSSRLGYWLVAPLPQWRQKKVKTLVDALAT, from the coding sequence ATGAAGCGCACCCACCTCCCTCTCAACGGCCTGCGCGTGCTCGACGCGGCGGCGCGGCATTTGTCGTTCACCCGCGCTGCCGACGAACTGGCAGTGACTCCCGCTGCCGTCGGGCAGCAGATCCGCGCGCTCGAGGATACTTTGGGCGTGGTGCTGTTCCGTCGCACCACCAAGGGGCTGGAGCTGACGCCCGAGGCCGAGGCCGGGCTGGTCGCGCTGCGCGCCGGGTTCCTCCAGTTCGAGGAATCGGTGCGGGCGATGCAGGCGGGACAATCGTCCAAGTCGCTGACCATCGCCGCGCCGCGCGATCTGACCGCCAAATGGCTGATGCCGCGGCTCGCCGAGATCGCGCGGGGCGATAGCGAACTGCGCTTCATGCTGGTGCCCGCCGACGAGGCGATCGACTTCACCGAAGCCAATCTCGACCTCGCGATCCGCTGGGGCGAAGGCCCTGGCGAACATGAGGGCGAAGCGCTGGAGAGCGACGGCATGGTCACGGTCGAGCGGCCGGGCGGTGGCACCGACACGCCGATCGCATGGGCGGGCTGCCTTGCCGAGGATGCGGGATCGCTGGTGCGGGTCGCCGATGCCGGGCTTGCGCTCGACGCGGCGGCCGAGGGGCTGGGGCGCGCGACTGTGCCCGAGCTCATCGCGCGCGCCGACCTTGCGGCTGGCCGGGTCGTGGCGGTGGGCGCGCCCAAATCGTCGCGGCTCGGCTATTGGCTGGTCGCGCCGTTGCCGCAATGGCGCCAGAAGAAGGTCAAGACTTTGGTCGACGCGCTGGCGACGTGA
- the apaG gene encoding Co2+/Mg2+ efflux protein ApaG, with translation MKALFTDEAETRGIVVRVSVSYLPEQSEPQRGRWFWAYHIRIENKGPFTVQLLTRHWVITDGRGARHSVEGEGVVGEQPMIEPGASFDYVSGCPLSTPTGYMQGSYHMIGEDGAAFDVAIPKFALTAPAVTG, from the coding sequence ATGAAGGCGCTGTTCACCGACGAGGCCGAGACCCGCGGCATCGTGGTGCGCGTCTCCGTCTCGTATCTGCCCGAACAATCCGAGCCGCAGCGCGGGCGGTGGTTCTGGGCCTATCATATCCGCATCGAGAACAAGGGTCCGTTCACCGTACAATTGCTCACCCGGCATTGGGTGATCACCGACGGGCGCGGCGCGCGGCACAGCGTCGAAGGCGAAGGCGTGGTCGGCGAGCAGCCGATGATCGAGCCGGGCGCGAGTTTCGACTATGTCTCGGGTTGCCCGCTGTCGACGCCGACCGGGTACATGCAGGGCAGCTATCACATGATCGGTGAGGACGGCGCCGCCTTTGACGTGGCGATCCCGAAATTTGCGCTGACCGCGCCGGCGGTGACGGGGTGA